Proteins encoded by one window of Cloeon dipterum chromosome 2, ieCloDipt1.1, whole genome shotgun sequence:
- the LOC135937472 gene encoding protein tolkin-like: MERNDNCLNDYLEVHDGHLENSTLLGTFCGYDLPLEMRSTGNQMSIKFVSNSLIQRSGFSASFTKDINECESTNNCEQECINTIGSYYCACNVGYELHSDGKRCIGACGGLYASANGTITSPGFPNLYPNSQYCLWEIHAPAQNKITLRFTFFQLEGNHLDKVEVQSVHPCNVTSTHGVYSGTSVPRLIISKTNKMRIKFSTNRSVQRKGFAASFFTDIDECLKQNGGCQQECKNTVGSYECRCKNGFTLDDDMRTCNEQGDCKHLIDTPNGTIHSPNYPEYLPYNRKKRECVWKFSTKSGHRIKLNFKKIEINCTYSNIIIYDGPGEVSTSLGSFCGSNLPPHIIASANDLYMVLRSNASVQTGGFWAEHSTICGGNFTASNQVHYLYSHDSYGDQDYKNMVNCEWNIVAPVGDVVLLKFITFRLEKSHDWVQVFDGKIRQPLTEKFNGTHKPPKTYSRGEELLLCFRTDGSDVFNGFSASYQAVHKSFFY; the protein is encoded by the exons ATGGAAAGGAACGACAACTGCCTGAATGACTATTTGGAAGTTCACGACGGCCACTTAGAGAACTCGACGCTGCTAGGAACGTTCTGCGGTTACGATCTTCCCCTAGAGATGAGGTCTACTGGAAACCAGATGTCGATAAAGTTTGTTTCAAACTCATTGATCCAAAGGAGCGGCTTTTCCGCCAGCTTCACGAAAG ATATTAACGAGTGCGAATCAACCAATAACTGCGAGCAGGAATGCATCAACACCATCGGCAGCTACTACTGCGCCTGCAATGTAGGCTACGAGCTGCACTCTGACGGCAAGCGCTGCATCG GCGCCTGCGGAGGCCTGTACGCCTCAGCCAACGGAACAATTACCAGCCCTGGTTTTCCAAACCTTTACCCCAACTCACAGTACTGTTTGTGGGAAATCCACGCACCagcgcaaaataaaattaccctcAGATTTACGTTTTTTCAACTGGAGGGAAACCAC cTCGACAAAGTCGAGGTGCAGAGTGTTCACCCATGCAACGTGACTAGCACCCACGGCGTTTACAGTGGCACGTCCGTACCTCGGTTGATCATTTCCAAGACAAACAAAATGCGCATTAAATTCTCAACGAATCGCTCCGTGCAGAGGAAAGGTTTTGCGGCTAGTTTTTTCACAG acattGATGAGTGCTTGAAGCAAAATGGTGGGTGTCAGCAGGAATGTAAAAATACGGTTGGCTCGTATGAGTGCAGGTGCAAGAACGGCTTCACGCTGGATGATGACATGCGTACCTGCAACGAGCAGGGTGACTGCAAACACTTGATCGACACTCCCAACGGCACCATCCACAGCCCAAACTACCCTGAGTACTTGCCTTACAATCGCAAAAAGAGGGAATGCGTTTGGAAGTTTTCCACAAAGTCTGGACATAGAATTAAATTG AACTTCAAAAAAATCGAGATTAATTGCACCTACAGCAACATCATCATCTACGACGGCCCTGGCGAGGTCTCGACCTCCCTTGGCAGTTTCTGCGGCTCCAATCTACCGCCCCACATAATAGCCAGTGCAAATGATCTCTACATGGTGTTGAGGTCGAACGCCTCAGTCCAGACTGGAGGGTTTTGGGCCGAGCACTCCACTA TTTGTGGGGGAAATTTTACGGCGTCGAACCAAGTGCATTACCTGTACTCGCACGACAGTTACGGTGACCAGGACTACAAAAACATGGTAAACTGTGAGTGGAACATTGTTGCCCCCGTCGGAGACGTGGTCCTTCTCAAGTTCATCACCTTCCGACTGGAAAAGAGCCACGATTGGGTGCAGGTCTTTGACGGCAAGATCAGGCAACCTCTCACCGAAAAATTCAACGGAACTCAT AAACCTCCCAAAACATACTCAAGAGGCGAGGAGCTGTTGCTGTGCTTCAGGACTGACGGCTCGGACGTATTCAATGGTTTCTCCGCCTCGTACCAAGCCGTCCACAAGAGTTTCTTCTATTGA